From Gemmatimonadota bacterium:
GCAGGGGCCCGGCTCGGGGACGTACCGCGACCGCATCGCGCTGATGCGCGCGTCGGGAAAGCCGATGCCGCAGATCTGGCATCTCTTCGCCTACAAGCCCGATCGCACCGACTTCCTCGCGCACTTCACGCAGGGCGTGATGCGCGGCCCATCGCCGCTCTCGGCCGGGCTGCGCGAGCTGATCGCCGCGCTCACGTCCAGGCGCAACGACTGCGACTTCTG
This genomic window contains:
- a CDS encoding peroxidase, translated to MHPMYLQEIEQGPGSGTYRDRIALMRASGKPMPQIWHLFAYKPDRTDFLAHFTQGVMRGPSPLSAGLRELIAALTSRRNDCDF